From Gimesia panareensis, the proteins below share one genomic window:
- a CDS encoding pentapeptide repeat-containing protein: protein MANPEHEDVVQQGAKAIAEWRIKYGRITLDLSGADLRGVDLNGVKMPKANLGGANLNRANLSCTDLSDANLVGANLSEADLMCACCSGAELCDADLREANLNQTDFSWADLTNANFSGATVRNANFSNAQGVDLSNVKELVPSHQEEVTAAREKSKGKMSKGVKLILFFLLILLVTLIPGMLMPPPGGKPPTTAQFLAGLIPFIAFLLFYFSIIAGTAMIATEKGYSITIGLILVLTLSVVGLLIMLLLPENQNQEYF, encoded by the coding sequence GTGGCTAATCCAGAGCATGAAGATGTCGTGCAGCAGGGCGCAAAGGCGATTGCAGAGTGGCGGATAAAATACGGCAGGATTACTCTGGATTTAAGTGGAGCCGATCTGCGCGGGGTTGACCTGAACGGAGTCAAAATGCCGAAGGCCAACCTGGGAGGGGCAAATTTAAACAGGGCCAATTTGAGCTGTACCGATTTGAGCGACGCCAATCTGGTGGGAGCCAATCTGTCAGAGGCCGATTTGATGTGCGCCTGTTGCTCGGGGGCTGAATTGTGTGATGCCGATCTGAGAGAGGCCAATCTGAATCAGACCGACTTCAGCTGGGCTGATTTAACGAATGCCAACTTCAGCGGCGCTACGGTGAGAAACGCAAATTTCAGCAATGCCCAGGGGGTCGATCTTAGTAACGTCAAAGAACTGGTGCCGTCACATCAGGAGGAAGTCACCGCCGCCAGGGAAAAATCAAAGGGGAAGATGAGTAAAGGTGTGAAGCTCATTCTGTTTTTCCTTCTGATCTTACTTGTGACATTAATCCCTGGAATGTTGATGCCCCCTCCCGGAGGCAAGCCACCTACTACTGCTCAGTTTCTGGCGGGCCTCATTCCGTTCATCGCATTTCTCCTCTTTTACTTTTCGATCATTGCCGGTACCGCCATGATCGCAACTGAGAAAGGATATTCCATCACGATCGGCTTAATATTAGTCCTTACTCTATCTGTAGTAGGACTGCTGATCATGCTGCTGTTACCGGAAAATCAGAACCAGGAATATTTCTGA
- a CDS encoding DUF1501 domain-containing protein, which produces MLSIPGSPQRQCNGSRRQFLKIGGLALGGLSLPQILAAEAQAGTPSGKLGHKAIIMIFLSGGPSHQDMYDLKMDAPSEIRGEFRPIETSVPGIQICEHMPRLAAMMDKFAIIRSLHGCPDQHASDLCMSGWPIGGGERQSGHPSLGAVVSKVQGPVDKAVPPFVGLSIKSRHEPYGNPGFPGFLGKAHSPLQPTGEGMDNMRLQGITLDRLRDRKALLAGFDAFRDSADKAYDGLDAYSQRAFDVLTSSKLVEAMDLDKEDPALRDRYGRGDNSPAFGEDAGPHWMDQFLMARRLVEAGVRCVTLSFGSWDRHHSNFARLPLQLSKLDQGITALVEDIHNRGLQEDVSVIAWGEFGRTPRINDNAGRDHWPQASCALLAGGGMRMGQVIGSTNRLGEVPLDRPLHYQNVFATLYRQLGIDPATTTIPDHAGRPQYMLDIREPIDELI; this is translated from the coding sequence ATGCTTTCAATCCCCGGCTCACCTCAGCGACAGTGCAACGGCTCGCGCAGGCAGTTCCTCAAGATTGGCGGTCTCGCACTGGGCGGACTTTCGCTCCCGCAGATCCTGGCGGCAGAAGCACAGGCCGGCACCCCGAGTGGCAAACTGGGCCATAAAGCCATTATTATGATCTTCCTCTCCGGTGGCCCCTCGCATCAGGACATGTACGACCTGAAGATGGACGCCCCCTCGGAAATTCGCGGCGAATTCCGTCCCATCGAAACCAGCGTTCCCGGCATCCAGATCTGCGAACACATGCCCCGCCTGGCCGCGATGATGGACAAGTTCGCCATCATTCGTTCGTTGCACGGCTGCCCCGATCAGCACGCTTCCGATCTCTGCATGAGCGGCTGGCCCATCGGCGGCGGAGAACGTCAGTCGGGTCACCCCTCGCTTGGCGCAGTCGTCTCCAAAGTGCAGGGGCCGGTCGACAAAGCGGTGCCCCCCTTCGTCGGTCTCAGCATCAAGAGCCGCCACGAACCGTATGGCAATCCCGGCTTTCCCGGGTTCCTGGGCAAAGCACATTCCCCGCTGCAACCGACCGGGGAAGGCATGGACAACATGCGACTGCAGGGCATCACCCTCGATCGACTCCGCGACCGCAAAGCGTTGCTCGCCGGTTTCGATGCCTTTCGCGATTCTGCAGACAAAGCCTACGATGGTCTCGACGCTTACTCTCAGCGGGCGTTCGACGTTCTCACCTCCAGCAAACTGGTCGAAGCGATGGACCTCGACAAAGAAGATCCCGCGCTCCGCGACCGCTACGGACGGGGCGACAATTCACCCGCGTTCGGCGAAGACGCCGGCCCGCACTGGATGGATCAGTTTCTCATGGCCCGCCGCCTGGTCGAAGCGGGTGTCCGCTGTGTCACACTCTCCTTCGGCAGCTGGGACCGCCATCATTCGAACTTCGCTCGCCTGCCGTTACAACTGTCGAAACTGGATCAGGGCATCACGGCTCTGGTCGAAGACATTCACAACCGCGGCCTGCAGGAGGACGTCAGCGTCATCGCCTGGGGCGAATTTGGGCGCACCCCCCGCATCAACGACAACGCCGGCCGCGATCACTGGCCGCAGGCCTCCTGTGCGCTCCTGGCTGGTGGCGGCATGCGAATGGGCCAGGTCATCGGCTCCACCAATCGCTTGGGCGAAGTCCCCCTCGATCGCCCGCTGCACTATCAGAACGTCTTCGCCACGCTCTACCGCCAGCTGGGCATCGATCCCGCCACCACCACGATCCCCGACCACGCCGGCCGCCCGCAATACATGCTCGACATCCGCGAACCGATCGACGAGCTGATCTGA